Proteins co-encoded in one Columba livia isolate bColLiv1 breed racing homer chromosome 14, bColLiv1.pat.W.v2, whole genome shotgun sequence genomic window:
- the MEIKIN gene encoding meiosis-specific kinetochore protein, translating into MRAGARGGGRVLRAGGAAEGSPPSGSVALVPSRQPSVRSRLSGPAEGPRRGMERPRRQGASQDRRQPQKKRRPSPLPGAAPDRAGSRAGVSRPCRRRLFGNAGPPGPQPGSLKGRSCVKSLPKIKENLEVSQVNRSCNQSNQVDVQETIDLEKKEEKMEESTVSVKESLIINFESKESLKNPEVTSSTGMTLPTGVSTFLLQCLDEDSTADYNTGSSGSLNSCLSPETFRNNISDSGKYKNSTLLDSSKAVTIDKIPRISSLSPISEPVLEDFQDQYARRKRPSNCNYSSSLNVSTTVAGKKVCKITAARERTPDLKTGMRCSSPLGPARKPDNRTAETKRLKCKEKQKKSNKLEEGQPDAPGNTSAKSKGSMAEVPPAKQTDAAVPLCGKREICCIVRTSPCRRPPSPHQTPVNTKAFSPPEGVPEDIITSTKNWICCKHR; encoded by the exons ATGCGCGCTGGGGCCAGAGGCGGTGGTCGCGTGCTCAGGGCGGGCGGGGCTGCTGAAGGGTCACCGCCCTCAGGAAGCGTGGCTCTTGTTCCCTCACGGCAGCCGTCCGTGCGGTCTCGGCTCTCGGGGCCTGCTGAGGGGCCGCGGCGCGGCATGGAGCGGCCACGGCGGCAGGGCGCTTCCCAGGACAGAAGGCAACCGCAGAAGAAGCGGCGTCCGTCGCCGCTGCCGGGCGCTGCCCCGGACAGGGCTGGGAGCCGGGCCGGTGTGTCCCGGCCATGCCGCCGGCGCCTCTTCGGGAACGCAGGGCCCCCCGGGCCGCAGCCCGGCA GCCTGAAGGGAAGGTCCTGTGTCAAAAGCCTaccaaaaattaaagaaaatcttGAAGTCAGCCAAGTGAACCGTTCATGCAATCAAAG CAATCAAGTGGATGTCCAAGAAACAATagacctggaaaaaaaagaagagaaaatggaagaaagcacTGTATCAGTGAAG GAATCCCTGATCATCAACTTTGAAAGTAAAGAAAGTCTGAAAAATCCTGAAGTGACTTCAA GTACAGGAATGACTCTTCCCACAGGTGTTTCAACCTTTCTCCTACAGTGTTTAGATGAAGATTCAACTGCAGACTATAACACAGGTTCTAGTGGCAGCCTGAACAGTTGCTTATCCCCTGAAAcattcagaaataatatttcag ACTCTGGCAAATATAAGAACTCTACTCTTCTGGACTCCAGCAAAGCAGTGACCATAGATAAGATACCCCGGATCTCAAGTCTTTCACCAATATCAG AACCTGTACTGGAGGATTTTCAAGACCAATATGCTAGAAG AAAGAGACCATCGAATTGCAATTACAGTTCATCATTAAATGTTTCAACTACTGTGGCAG gaaaaaaagtctgtaaAATTACAGCTGCAAGAGAGAGAACTCCAGACCTAAAAACGGGTATGCGCTGTTCTTCGCCGTTAGGACCAGCAAGAAAG CCTGACAATCGGACTGCTGAAACCAAACGGCTGAAGtgtaaggaaaaacaaaaaaaaagtaataagctTGAAGAAGGTCAGCCTGATGCTCCAGGAAACACTTCAGCCAAATCAAAGGGGTCGATGGCAGAAGTACCGCCAGCCAAACAGACAGATGCGGCAGTG CCTCTGTGTGGCAAACGAGAAATCTGCTGCATTGTCAGAACTTCACCGTGCCGGAGGCCTCCCAGCCCTCACCAAACTCCAGTTAACACAAAAGCGTTCAGCCCTCCCGAAGGAGTGCCCGAAG ATATTATTACAAGTACGAAAAATTGGATCTGCTGTAAACACAGATGA